CACCCATGCCACGTCGTTGGTGTCTGCCGCAGCCACGTTCATGGTGTCGCTCGGCTCCCTCATGGTCTCGATGCTGATTCGCCGGTTTCGGCGAAACACCACCCTGGCACTTAGTTACCTCTCCTTCATCGGACTCACCGCCGGGCTGGTGTTCACCCGTACGCCTGGGCTGTTCAGCGGGCTGTATCTGGCCCGCACGGTGACGACCTCGATTCCGGGGCCCATTGTCGATGCGACCTTTCTGGACTTGACGCCCTCAACCGACTTTTCGCAGATGTTCGGCGTCCGCGTGTTTGGCACCAACGTGGGCACCGCGGCGGGGTCGTATGCGGGCGGGGGGCTGCTCGGTCATCACCAGGTGGCGATGATTTCCTTGCTCAGCGCCGTGACGTTCGCCGTGGCTGGCGCGTACCTGTTCGTCCTGCTGCGGCAACTCTCGCGGCGGGCGGAGCAAGAGGCGCTGGCCGGGGCACTGGACCTCCCGACGAGTGGTTAGGATCGCGTCCGACAAGTGCAGGGCCGCTCCTGCAAGGCCGGGGCCGCGCACCGCCTTGCGGCGGACGCGGCCCCGTCTGCATGCACGCGGCGCAGGGGCGCTGGCGCAGCGCCCCTGCCAATTCTCTGCCGACGTTTGTCCCTTCCAGCGTCCGCAGGTCTCAGGCCTGGGTTGGCTGACGAAACGGCTTGCCCACGGGCAGCACGGTGTGACCTGCGGTGGTGTTGATGAGCGTCGCGGCTGAGGTATACAGGGCCAGCAGTCCGCACAACAGGCCAACCCAACCGCCGGCTTGCGAACTCATCACGCCAAACCCATTGAGGGCGAGGAGAACAAACGCGATCCACAGCGTGAGAAACACCCAGAACAGGGCTTGATTGAGATAGAATGTGCCGAACCAAAGGTAGAAGGTAAGGAGGCCAAAAAAGAGCAGAAACCAACCCAGCGGTGCCTTCGGCGCAAAATGAAGGATGAGCCAGAACGCAATCCAGAAGGCACCATATGACGAGAACGCCGTCGCCCCGAACGTGTTTCCTTTCCGAAACTCCCAGATGCCCGCCAACAGCTGGCAGCCGCCGCCGTAAATCAAGGCGAGGCCGAGCACCACCCCAAGCCCTTCCGGACTTGCCACCTTGGCGTTAATGAGGCTCAGAATGCATGTCGTGATGCCAAACCCCGCGAGTCCGAGCGGCCCCGGGTCAGCAATTTTGACTTGATCGGACATGGCACAGACCTCCTCTTCCGCGATTGTGCAGGAACGTGGGACAAGACCTGAAACCGTTTACATACAAAAACGTCGTTTCCCCGCGCACCACCTCCTTCACGGAAGCCGACAACGCCGCAGCGCCTGCGCTGCCGCCGAACAGACGGTCGTTCGACGACACAACCCACGATTCGACAAATGGACGTGTGGATGGGGGCGCCGCCGTCGGACGACGCCCGTCATTGCCGTGTTGACGCCGTGATGTCAGTCCTTGTAGAGGGTCTTGAGTTGTTCCACGACACTTGGGTCCGCGAGCGTTGTCGTGTCGCCCAGCACGCGGCCCTCCGCGATGTCCCGCAGCAGCCGCCGCATAATTTTGGCGCTGCGCGTCTTCGGCAGTTCGGCAGTGAAGATGATTTCCTCCGGACGAGCCATGGCGCCAATCGCCGTGGCGACGTGCTGCTTGAGTTCTGCCACCAGCGCGTCGTTGGCTTCAATGCCTTCCTTGACCGTCACGAATGCTGTGATGGCCTGGCCCTTGACGTCGTGGGAACGGCCAATCACAGCCGCCTCCGCGACCGACGGGTGCGCGACCAGCGCACTCTCGACTTCCATCGTCCCGATGCGATGGCCGGAAACATTGATGACATCGTCGATGCGGCCGAGAATCCAGATGTAGTTGTCCTCATCCAGGTGCGCGCCGTCTCCCGGCAGGTAGATGCCTTCAAACTTCCCGAAGTAGGTGTTGCGGAACCGCTCGT
Above is a genomic segment from Alicyclobacillus cycloheptanicus containing:
- a CDS encoding acetate uptake transporter encodes the protein MSDQVKIADPGPLGLAGFGITTCILSLINAKVASPEGLGVVLGLALIYGGGCQLLAGIWEFRKGNTFGATAFSSYGAFWIAFWLILHFAPKAPLGWFLLFFGLLTFYLWFGTFYLNQALFWVFLTLWIAFVLLALNGFGVMSSQAGGWVGLLCGLLALYTSAATLINTTAGHTVLPVGKPFRQPTQA